The Pontibacter deserti genome has a window encoding:
- a CDS encoding 2-oxoglutarate dehydrogenase E1 component has product MDKYTYIANAHGDYIDELYKAYQQDPESVDFGWRKFFEGFEFSSTYTENGHETAEGTVAAPVKGAVVAGESEKEVAVRNLIHAYRTRGHLRAKTNPVRPRKDRRAHLDLADFGLSEKDLDTVFKVGEIIGIGPATLRDIEAALKKIYEGSIGFEYMYIRDPEVLEWFKQKVEREFLNFNPGINYKKRILSKLNEAVVFENFLHTKFLGQKRFSLEGGETTIPALDAVIDKASELGVQEVVIGMAHRGRLNVLANIMGKTYEQIFSEFEGTAVPDLTMGDGDVKYHMGYSSEVVTPSGNKVNLKLAPNPSHLEAVNPVVEGFVRAKIDSLYGKDADKILPILIHGDAAVAGQGIVYEVTQMANLAGYNTGGTIHFVINNQVGFTTDFEDARSAIYSTDVAKIIDAPVLHVNGDDPEAVVFAMRFAMEYRQKVNNDIFIDMVCYRRHGHNESDEPKFTQPQLYNLISKHANPREVYNKMLIGRGEVDAELAQNMDKEFRQLLQDRLDMVKQKPLPYNYQVMEKEWQELRRSKPEDFNQSPVTGISVEAIEAVGKALTNLPQGFKPLKQIEKLIKERKDMFFETRQLNWAAGELLAYGSILLDGKVVRFSGQDVQRGTFSHRHAVLHDAVTSAPYNNLNYIADNQASFEIYNSLLSEYGVLGFEFGYAMANPNALVIWEAQFGDFANGAQVMIDQFISSTESKWQRMNGLVMLLPHGYEGQGPEHSNARPERFLQLAAENNMFVTYITTPANLFHFMRRQLALPFRKPAVNMSPKSLLRHPAVVSPIEEFTSGGFREVIGDNFAAPKSVKKVLLCWGKVYFDLLEEQQKNGRNDVAIIRMEQLAPFPKVQLEAELSKYKNAKVYWVQEEPENMGAWTYILRIMRNSVADVVARKPSASPATGYLKVHAKEQQDLIARAFSI; this is encoded by the coding sequence ATGGATAAATATACTTACATCGCTAATGCGCACGGCGATTACATAGATGAGCTGTACAAAGCTTATCAGCAAGATCCTGAGTCGGTTGATTTTGGATGGCGCAAATTTTTTGAGGGTTTTGAGTTCTCATCTACTTATACAGAAAACGGACACGAAACTGCAGAAGGTACAGTAGCTGCGCCTGTTAAAGGTGCTGTTGTTGCCGGCGAGTCTGAAAAAGAAGTAGCTGTTCGTAACCTGATACATGCTTACCGCACACGTGGGCACCTGCGTGCTAAAACAAACCCGGTTCGTCCGCGCAAAGACCGCAGAGCACACCTTGATTTAGCTGACTTTGGCCTGTCTGAAAAAGACTTGGATACGGTTTTTAAAGTTGGTGAAATCATCGGTATTGGTCCGGCTACACTTCGCGACATTGAAGCTGCCCTGAAGAAAATATATGAAGGTTCTATCGGCTTTGAGTACATGTACATCCGCGATCCGGAAGTACTGGAGTGGTTCAAGCAGAAGGTAGAGCGTGAGTTCCTGAACTTTAACCCGGGAATCAACTATAAAAAGCGCATCCTTTCTAAGCTGAATGAGGCGGTGGTGTTCGAGAACTTCCTGCACACGAAGTTCTTAGGCCAGAAACGCTTCTCTCTGGAGGGTGGCGAAACAACTATACCTGCCCTTGATGCTGTAATTGATAAGGCTTCTGAGCTTGGCGTACAGGAAGTGGTAATAGGTATGGCGCACCGTGGCCGACTGAATGTGCTAGCAAACATCATGGGCAAAACCTATGAGCAGATCTTCTCTGAGTTTGAAGGTACAGCCGTTCCGGACCTGACAATGGGTGACGGTGACGTGAAATACCACATGGGATACTCATCTGAAGTGGTAACTCCGTCTGGTAACAAGGTAAACCTGAAGCTGGCACCAAACCCATCGCACTTAGAGGCGGTGAACCCGGTAGTAGAAGGCTTTGTGCGTGCCAAGATCGACTCGCTGTATGGCAAAGACGCGGATAAGATCTTACCTATACTTATACATGGTGATGCCGCTGTGGCAGGTCAAGGTATAGTTTATGAAGTAACGCAGATGGCAAACCTGGCGGGTTACAACACAGGTGGTACTATCCATTTCGTGATCAACAACCAGGTAGGTTTCACAACTGATTTCGAAGATGCCCGCTCAGCGATCTACTCAACAGATGTTGCCAAGATTATAGATGCGCCGGTGCTGCATGTAAACGGCGACGACCCGGAAGCGGTGGTATTTGCCATGCGTTTTGCAATGGAATATCGCCAGAAGGTGAACAATGATATCTTTATTGATATGGTGTGCTACCGTCGTCATGGCCACAACGAGTCTGATGAACCTAAGTTCACGCAGCCGCAACTATACAACCTTATCTCGAAGCATGCTAACCCACGCGAAGTATACAACAAGATGCTGATAGGTCGTGGTGAGGTAGATGCGGAACTGGCGCAGAACATGGATAAAGAATTCCGCCAGCTGCTACAAGATCGCCTGGATATGGTAAAGCAGAAGCCGTTGCCATACAACTACCAGGTAATGGAGAAAGAGTGGCAGGAACTGCGTCGTTCTAAGCCAGAAGATTTCAATCAGTCTCCGGTGACAGGTATTTCTGTAGAAGCTATTGAAGCAGTTGGTAAAGCGCTGACAAACCTGCCACAAGGTTTTAAGCCACTGAAGCAGATCGAGAAGCTTATAAAAGAGCGTAAAGACATGTTCTTTGAGACCAGACAGCTTAACTGGGCTGCTGGTGAGTTGCTAGCGTATGGCTCTATACTTTTAGATGGTAAGGTAGTTCGTTTCTCTGGCCAGGATGTGCAGCGTGGTACGTTCTCGCACCGCCATGCCGTATTGCACGATGCCGTAACAAGCGCACCTTACAACAACCTGAACTACATTGCGGATAATCAGGCATCGTTTGAGATCTATAACTCGCTGCTTTCAGAGTATGGTGTGTTAGGTTTTGAGTTCGGTTATGCGATGGCTAACCCGAATGCACTGGTAATCTGGGAAGCCCAGTTCGGTGACTTTGCTAACGGTGCACAGGTAATGATCGACCAGTTCATCTCTTCTACTGAATCGAAGTGGCAGCGTATGAACGGCTTGGTAATGTTGTTGCCGCACGGTTACGAAGGCCAGGGACCAGAGCACTCAAATGCTCGCCCTGAAAGATTCCTGCAGCTGGCAGCTGAGAACAACATGTTTGTTACTTACATTACAACTCCTGCTAACCTGTTCCACTTTATGCGTCGCCAGTTGGCATTGCCGTTCCGTAAGCCAGCTGTAAACATGTCGCCTAAATCGTTGCTGCGTCATCCGGCTGTAGTTTCTCCAATCGAAGAGTTTACATCAGGTGGTTTCAGAGAAGTGATCGGTGATAACTTTGCTGCGCCTAAATCAGTGAAGAAAGTGCTGCTTTGCTGGGGTAAAGTATACTTCGACCTGCTGGAAGAGCAGCAGAAGAATGGTAGAAATGATGTTGCCATTATCCGTATGGAGCAGCTGGCACCGTTCCCGAAAGTGCAGTTGGAGGCTGAGCTTAGCAAGTATAAAAATGCGAAAGTATACTGGGTACAGGAAGAGCCTGAGAACATGGGTGCCTGGACGTACATCCTGCGTATTATGCGTAACAGTGTAGCAGATGTAGTGGCTCGTAAACCAAGTGCATCTCCGGCAACCGGTTACCTGAAAGTTCATGCCAAAGAGCAGCAGGATCTGATCGCAAGAGCATTCTCAATTTAA
- the lpdA gene encoding dihydrolipoyl dehydrogenase, with protein MKYDVTVIGSGPGGYVAAIRCAQLGLKTAIIEKYNVLGGTCLNVGCIPSKALLDSSEHFHNAAHTFKTHGIDLENLQVNMQQMIKRKGEVVKSNNDGIAFLMKKNKIDTYYGLGSFVNKNTIKIAGIDGNEQQIETDKTIIATGSKPVALPFLPLDKKRIITSTEALTLTEVPKHMIVIGGGVIGLELGSVYARLGAKVTVVEYMDAIIPTMDRALGKELQRVLKKTLGFEFFFNHKVTGATNEGEIVKVTAENPKGETVTFEGDYVLVSVGRKPYTEGLGLENAGVQMGERGMITVNDHLETNVPGIYAIGDVVRGAMLAHKAEEEGVLVAEQIVGQKPHINYNLIPGVVYTWPEVAGVGYTEEQLKEQGRAYKAGSFPFKASGRAKASMDTDGFVKVLADENTDEILGVHMIGPRAADMIAEAVVAMEFRASAEDISRMSHAHPTYTEAMKEACLAATENRALHI; from the coding sequence ATGAAATACGATGTTACTGTTATCGGTTCTGGTCCTGGTGGGTATGTGGCAGCGATCCGTTGCGCGCAGCTGGGCCTGAAAACTGCTATCATAGAGAAATATAATGTGCTGGGTGGCACTTGCCTTAACGTAGGTTGTATCCCTTCAAAAGCATTGCTCGACTCATCTGAGCACTTCCATAACGCGGCGCACACGTTCAAAACGCATGGTATCGATTTAGAGAACCTGCAGGTGAACATGCAGCAGATGATCAAGCGTAAGGGCGAGGTGGTAAAGTCAAACAACGACGGTATTGCTTTCCTGATGAAGAAAAACAAGATCGATACTTACTATGGCCTGGGCTCTTTCGTGAACAAGAACACGATCAAGATTGCAGGTATAGATGGTAACGAGCAGCAGATTGAGACAGATAAAACGATCATCGCAACTGGTTCTAAGCCGGTGGCGTTGCCGTTCCTGCCACTAGACAAGAAGCGTATTATTACCTCTACTGAAGCCTTAACACTTACTGAAGTTCCGAAGCACATGATCGTGATAGGTGGTGGTGTAATTGGCTTGGAGCTGGGTTCTGTATATGCACGTCTGGGTGCTAAGGTAACCGTGGTGGAATATATGGATGCCATTATCCCGACGATGGACCGTGCCTTAGGTAAAGAACTGCAGCGTGTACTGAAGAAAACACTTGGCTTCGAGTTCTTCTTTAACCACAAAGTAACTGGAGCTACCAACGAAGGTGAAATTGTAAAAGTAACTGCCGAGAACCCTAAAGGCGAAACAGTTACTTTTGAAGGTGACTACGTGCTGGTATCTGTTGGTCGTAAGCCATACACAGAAGGCTTAGGCTTAGAGAATGCTGGTGTGCAGATGGGCGAGCGCGGCATGATTACCGTAAACGACCACCTGGAAACTAACGTGCCGGGCATTTATGCAATTGGTGACGTGGTGCGTGGCGCTATGCTTGCTCACAAAGCTGAAGAAGAAGGCGTGTTGGTAGCAGAGCAGATCGTAGGTCAGAAGCCGCACATCAACTATAATCTGATACCGGGTGTAGTTTATACCTGGCCGGAAGTGGCAGGTGTTGGTTACACAGAAGAGCAGCTGAAGGAGCAGGGCCGCGCTTACAAAGCTGGTTCATTCCCGTTCAAAGCGTCTGGCCGTGCCAAAGCGTCTATGGATACCGACGGTTTCGTGAAGGTATTGGCTGATGAAAATACAGATGAGATTCTGGGCGTGCACATGATCGGGCCACGTGCTGCGGATATGATCGCAGAAGCGGTTGTGGCAATGGAGTTCCGTGCTTCGGCAGAGGATATCTCGCGCATGAGCCACGCGCACCCAACTTATACCGAAGCCATGAAAGAGGCCTGCTTAGCAGCTACCGAAAACCGTGCGCTGCACATTTAA
- a CDS encoding T9SS type A sorting domain-containing protein yields the protein METELVPHTSDEQKISSKRNADVRTLIGLTILICLMLLYSQLCSAQVIRSAASGPWNSASTWAGGTIPQASSSVQLLDGHVVTISNSVSCNSIEVVPPPNNDKNFTKTELVLASGASLTASTLHLNSKNDRRYTSLINNGATITVTSLTIGNGSVVENIAGKIAVTGNTTNDGNLVFNTSVLEIGGTYSGTGIFTKGTGTVKYTGSTVSGQSIAPLAYHHLQLAGNNTKTAAGAFTVSGNLQVEPNTTLRAGLYNHSITGDILNNGTLASETAQATSITIGGDMVNTGTTSAGAATYYVSGDWANAGTLQAGTSTIVLQGNTLQQISGNNTFYNLQFTGTAQAQMLQDITITNGISVTQSHLVTGTNTLWLGNNAALVTPETDAAHIIGTVQTSRTLAPAITEDFGKIGLTLSRNNVDPGVITVERLTGVTTTITDGTESVTRQYNISRSDTNDITALAMNMEMTFLPNELKSKPLNEYKLYNKGQNQEAMPVQSTAVSTNTMRHTNSNRFGTFTLAPPIMPMPVELVWFKAHRQDRVITLQWKTASEQDNKGFEVQVSADGYTYNTIGFVPSKSPDSKVAQGYSFTHNNPISNRINYYRLKQLDYSGEVSYSRTNMVDAASATFTFQVSPNPFKDYVLFASDATTVQVTMTDLNGKPVLSQNLSVQDITAEGYFKLNTGNLATSGLYFLTIQTPEQVYRTKLLKQ from the coding sequence ATGGAAACCGAATTGGTACCCCACACTTCCGATGAGCAGAAAATTTCTTCGAAAAGAAATGCTGATGTCAGAACATTAATTGGCCTTACAATATTAATCTGCCTCATGCTCTTGTATTCACAGCTATGCAGCGCACAGGTAATCAGGTCTGCAGCTTCCGGACCATGGAATAGTGCATCAACCTGGGCAGGCGGCACAATACCACAGGCAAGTAGTTCGGTGCAGTTATTAGATGGCCATGTGGTAACTATATCTAATTCTGTAAGCTGTAACAGCATCGAAGTGGTTCCGCCACCCAATAACGACAAGAACTTTACTAAAACAGAGCTTGTACTGGCAAGTGGTGCATCGTTAACTGCTTCAACACTGCACCTTAACTCAAAAAACGACCGCCGCTACACCAGCCTAATAAACAATGGAGCTACAATAACGGTGACTTCGCTAACTATAGGTAATGGTAGTGTAGTAGAAAATATAGCCGGCAAAATTGCCGTAACAGGTAATACAACAAATGATGGCAATTTAGTATTCAATACCTCAGTGCTTGAAATTGGTGGCACCTACAGTGGCACAGGCATATTCACGAAAGGTACTGGTACCGTTAAATACACAGGCTCTACTGTAAGCGGGCAAAGTATAGCTCCGCTTGCTTACCATCATTTACAGTTAGCTGGTAATAACACAAAAACCGCTGCAGGGGCCTTTACAGTTTCCGGTAACCTGCAAGTAGAGCCAAATACAACTCTAAGAGCAGGCCTCTACAACCATAGTATAACAGGAGATATACTTAATAATGGAACACTTGCTTCTGAAACTGCACAGGCTACAAGTATAACTATAGGGGGCGATATGGTTAACACCGGAACAACATCTGCTGGTGCTGCTACATACTACGTTTCAGGCGACTGGGCCAATGCAGGCACTTTGCAGGCAGGTACTTCAACTATAGTTTTACAAGGTAATACACTGCAGCAGATTTCCGGGAACAATACGTTTTATAACCTGCAGTTTACAGGAACAGCGCAGGCACAAATGCTGCAGGATATAACTATAACAAACGGAATCAGTGTTACTCAGAGCCATTTAGTTACTGGCACAAACACTTTATGGCTCGGCAACAATGCTGCGTTAGTTACTCCTGAAACAGATGCTGCCCATATTATAGGCACCGTGCAAACCAGCCGCACACTGGCCCCGGCAATAACCGAAGATTTTGGTAAAATTGGCTTAACCTTATCAAGAAACAACGTGGATCCAGGTGTAATAACTGTAGAGCGCCTTACAGGTGTAACTACCACAATTACCGATGGTACTGAAAGCGTGACACGCCAGTATAATATCAGCAGATCAGATACAAATGACATAACCGCCCTTGCTATGAATATGGAGATGACATTTTTGCCTAATGAACTCAAATCAAAGCCATTGAATGAGTACAAACTATACAATAAAGGGCAGAACCAGGAAGCGATGCCAGTACAGAGTACGGCAGTAAGCACAAATACCATGCGCCATACGAACTCTAACAGGTTTGGTACTTTTACACTTGCCCCACCTATAATGCCGATGCCTGTTGAGCTGGTATGGTTTAAAGCCCACCGTCAGGACCGCGTTATAACTTTACAATGGAAGACAGCATCGGAACAAGACAATAAAGGATTTGAAGTACAGGTATCGGCAGATGGCTATACTTACAACACCATAGGTTTTGTGCCCAGCAAATCTCCAGACAGTAAAGTAGCCCAGGGTTATTCTTTTACTCACAATAACCCTATTAGTAATCGCATAAACTACTACCGCCTGAAACAGCTGGATTACTCAGGTGAGGTCAGCTATTCCAGAACTAATATGGTAGATGCCGCTTCTGCTACTTTTACATTTCAGGTATCACCGAATCCGTTTAAAGATTATGTACTGTTTGCATCAGATGCCACAACTGTACAAGTAACCATGACTGATTTAAATGGCAAGCCCGTTTTAAGTCAAAATTTATCAGTGCAGGATATTACAGCTGAAGGTTATTTTAAACTTAATACCGGTAATTTGGCAACAAGCGGTTTATACTTCCTAACTATACAAACTCCTGAGCAGGTATACAGAACAAAGCTGCTGAAACAGTAA
- a CDS encoding ribonuclease D yields the protein MEFTTLSNNNITIKLVSTTDELRNAVSDLSASQELALDLEFDQNRFTYGFNLCLIQVTAGNGVCYIIDPFEIPDLQPFFSLMENEAIVKIIHHSNNDILLLDKMGCRIRNVMDTDVAAKILNYERSSLATVLKEEFEIEIDKSQQSSNWNKRPLTEQQLQYAAIDVVYLHQVKDKLLAEIERVGRMHWLAEENALLENLRYTESENPHLRLRNASRLTFYDQFILKALYQFRENLGKNLNKPAPYIIPNDALVELASQPDVDIHEWLNHTKGIHGRLKSPKYESKLSEAIVKVKKAAVEQQISHDYPTNQFRRPYRTPETESRKEELTKVQAEIVKQYGEFAGRLIINQSLINEYSYTGKLRCTKKYATTIVLETAASLGIALPQPETGGSAA from the coding sequence ATGGAATTCACGACCTTATCAAATAATAACATTACAATTAAACTGGTTAGCACTACAGACGAGTTGCGGAATGCAGTCTCTGATTTGAGCGCAAGCCAGGAACTAGCTCTTGACCTGGAGTTTGATCAGAATCGTTTTACTTATGGATTTAATCTGTGCCTGATACAAGTTACAGCAGGCAACGGAGTTTGTTATATCATTGATCCTTTTGAAATACCTGACCTGCAACCTTTCTTCAGTTTAATGGAGAACGAAGCTATCGTTAAGATCATACATCACTCCAATAACGATATCCTTCTTCTTGATAAAATGGGTTGCCGGATCCGGAATGTAATGGATACAGATGTTGCTGCTAAAATATTGAACTATGAGCGCTCATCGCTGGCAACGGTGTTGAAAGAAGAGTTTGAAATTGAAATTGATAAATCACAGCAGTCCAGTAACTGGAATAAAAGGCCTTTAACAGAGCAGCAACTACAATATGCAGCTATAGATGTGGTTTACCTACATCAGGTAAAAGATAAATTGTTAGCTGAGATTGAACGTGTAGGCCGTATGCATTGGCTTGCAGAAGAAAATGCACTTTTAGAAAACTTACGATACACCGAATCTGAGAATCCTCACTTAAGGCTTCGTAATGCATCAAGGCTTACTTTTTACGACCAGTTTATACTTAAGGCTCTTTATCAGTTTCGTGAAAATCTGGGCAAAAATTTAAACAAACCGGCGCCTTACATTATACCCAACGATGCATTGGTAGAACTTGCGTCGCAGCCTGATGTAGATATACACGAGTGGCTGAATCATACGAAAGGTATACATGGCAGGTTAAAAAGTCCGAAGTATGAGAGCAAATTGTCAGAGGCTATTGTGAAGGTAAAGAAAGCTGCAGTAGAGCAACAAATTTCTCATGATTATCCTACTAATCAGTTTAGACGCCCTTACAGAACTCCTGAAACGGAAAGCCGCAAGGAAGAGCTAACTAAGGTACAGGCTGAGATTGTGAAGCAGTATGGCGAGTTTGCCGGCCGCCTCATTATAAATCAAAGTCTTATTAATGAATACAGTTATACAGGCAAGTTGCGCTGCACCAAGAAATATGCAACAACTATAGTTCTAGAAACAGCAGCATCTTTAGGTATAGCATTACCACAGCCTGAAACCGGAGGTTCAGCGGCTTGA
- the odhB gene encoding 2-oxoglutarate dehydrogenase complex dihydrolipoyllysine-residue succinyltransferase: protein MSLEVKVPAVGESITEVTIAKWLKNDGDRVEMDEVIAELESDKATFELPAEAAGILRIVAQEGDTIEVGGVICNIEQDGAAASAPAPVKEAAAPAQAASPVQQAAPATEVAGQAVEMKVPTVGESITEVTIANWLKKDGDFVQMDEVIAELESDKATFELPAEATGTLQIVAQQGDSVEIGGLLCIITPGATGNVQANAAANAKQEAATQQVAAQAAAAPSGAQTYASGTPSPAAGKILAERGINAADVQGTGRDGRITKEDAMGAQARPAAQPAAPAAKQEAAAPAATGERNSRREKMSNLRKTVARRLVQVKNETAMLTTFNEVDMKPIMDIRAKYKDKFKEKHEVGLGFMSFFTKAVTVALQEWPAVNAQIDGNEIVYNDFCDISIAVSAPKGLVVPVIRNAEQLSLDGIEKEVIRLAKKARENKLSIEEMTGGTFTITNGGVFGSMMSTPIINAPQSAILGMHNIVQRPVAINGQVEIRPMMYLALSYDHRIIDGRESVSFLVRVKELLEDPMRLLLGV from the coding sequence ATGAGCTTAGAAGTTAAAGTGCCTGCCGTAGGTGAGTCGATCACTGAGGTAACCATAGCCAAGTGGCTGAAAAATGACGGTGACCGTGTGGAGATGGATGAAGTGATTGCGGAGCTGGAATCTGACAAAGCTACATTCGAACTGCCAGCCGAAGCCGCAGGCATTTTACGCATAGTTGCACAGGAAGGCGATACTATTGAAGTTGGTGGCGTTATCTGCAATATTGAGCAGGATGGTGCTGCTGCATCAGCTCCTGCTCCTGTAAAAGAAGCTGCCGCTCCGGCACAAGCCGCTTCACCAGTACAACAAGCTGCACCGGCTACAGAAGTTGCCGGACAAGCAGTAGAGATGAAAGTACCAACCGTAGGCGAATCAATTACCGAAGTAACGATAGCTAACTGGCTGAAGAAAGATGGTGACTTTGTGCAAATGGACGAAGTTATTGCTGAGCTTGAGTCGGATAAGGCAACGTTTGAATTACCGGCAGAAGCTACAGGTACTTTACAAATTGTAGCACAGCAAGGCGACTCAGTAGAAATTGGTGGTTTGCTTTGCATTATTACGCCAGGTGCAACTGGTAATGTACAGGCAAATGCTGCAGCTAATGCCAAGCAGGAAGCTGCTACACAACAGGTAGCCGCACAGGCTGCTGCTGCGCCGTCAGGTGCTCAAACCTATGCATCAGGTACGCCATCTCCGGCTGCAGGTAAAATTCTGGCAGAACGCGGTATCAATGCTGCCGATGTACAGGGTACAGGTCGTGATGGCCGTATTACCAAAGAAGATGCAATGGGTGCTCAGGCAAGACCTGCTGCTCAGCCAGCGGCTCCGGCTGCCAAGCAAGAAGCTGCAGCCCCTGCCGCAACAGGTGAGCGTAACTCGCGTCGTGAGAAGATGAGCAACCTGCGCAAAACAGTTGCCCGTCGCCTTGTTCAGGTTAAAAATGAAACGGCTATGCTTACTACCTTCAACGAGGTGGATATGAAGCCGATCATGGACATCCGCGCCAAGTATAAAGATAAGTTTAAGGAGAAGCACGAAGTAGGCTTAGGCTTTATGTCCTTCTTCACGAAGGCTGTAACAGTTGCTTTACAAGAGTGGCCTGCGGTTAACGCCCAGATCGATGGAAACGAGATCGTGTACAACGACTTCTGCGACATCTCTATCGCTGTATCAGCACCTAAAGGTCTTGTAGTTCCGGTAATTCGTAATGCTGAGCAATTATCGCTGGATGGCATTGAGAAAGAAGTTATCCGTCTGGCTAAGAAAGCGCGTGAGAACAAGTTGAGCATTGAGGAGATGACTGGCGGTACATTCACAATCACAAATGGTGGTGTGTTTGGTTCTATGATGTCTACTCCGATCATCAACGCGCCGCAGTCGGCTATACTTGGTATGCACAACATCGTGCAGCGCCCGGTTGCCATTAATGGTCAGGTTGAGATCCGCCCAATGATGTACCTGGCACTTTCTTACGACCACCGCATCATCGATGGCCGTGAGTCGGTTAGCTTCCTGGTACGCGTGAAGGAGCTGCTGGAAGATCCGATGAGATTGCTTCTTGGTGTATAA
- a CDS encoding M28 family metallopeptidase produces the protein MRNTIIMAILLGGLAFSCNENARQVAEDESAETAAVSDTTHLATALKSINTTDILNHTKVLASDAFEGRGPGTAGEDSTVNYLTRQFKKMGLKPGNPNGSYVQQVPMFGFTAQPTASFTAGSKKISLNFPNDYVAVSRRFVPTIDVKNSDMVFVGYGIVAPEYGWDDYKGLDVKGKTIVMLINDPPVPSAADATKLDSTMFGGKAMTYYGRWTYKYEIAAEKGAAAAIIIHETDPAGYPYEVVSGSWSRENFDISSKNKNMDKAAVEAWITTDKAKELFSATGKNFEQLKAAAVKKDFRPVALGAKANFNIKNKLREIKSNNVVAKLEGSDPKLKNEYIVYSAHWDHLGKDPNLKGDQIYNGALDNATGTAGLLELAEAYSKLQNKPKRSVLFLAVTAEEKGLLGSKYYAEHPLYPLNTTLANINMDVLNAYGPTEDVIVVGYGNSELEDILAQEAKAQNRQIVPETSPEKGSYYRSDHFEFAKQGVPALYAKSGVKAEGQPTDYVQKWQDKYTAEDYHKLTDEVRNNWNLNGAVEDLQLFFRVGYRIANGTDYPEWKQGSEFKERRDKMISQPQDTSRAQAVEM, from the coding sequence ATGAGAAACACAATCATTATGGCTATACTTCTGGGAGGTTTAGCTTTTAGTTGCAATGAGAATGCCCGCCAGGTTGCCGAAGATGAATCAGCAGAAACAGCTGCCGTTTCAGATACTACCCATCTTGCTACTGCCCTTAAAAGTATAAACACCACCGACATCCTGAACCATACAAAAGTGCTGGCCTCAGATGCTTTTGAAGGACGGGGTCCGGGCACTGCAGGCGAAGATTCTACGGTAAATTACCTGACCCGGCAGTTCAAGAAAATGGGTCTTAAACCAGGTAATCCTAATGGCTCTTATGTGCAGCAAGTACCAATGTTTGGCTTTACAGCCCAACCTACTGCTTCCTTCACTGCTGGTTCTAAAAAGATCAGCCTGAACTTCCCGAACGATTATGTTGCCGTATCGCGCAGGTTTGTGCCAACTATAGATGTTAAAAACTCTGATATGGTGTTTGTGGGCTATGGTATAGTTGCTCCTGAGTACGGATGGGATGACTACAAAGGTCTGGATGTAAAAGGCAAAACTATAGTCATGCTAATAAATGATCCGCCTGTACCTTCTGCCGCAGATGCTACTAAACTAGACAGTACCATGTTTGGGGGCAAAGCCATGACCTACTATGGCCGCTGGACCTATAAGTATGAGATTGCTGCAGAAAAAGGAGCTGCAGCCGCTATTATCATTCACGAAACCGATCCGGCTGGATACCCTTATGAAGTAGTATCGGGAAGTTGGAGCCGTGAGAACTTTGACATTAGCAGTAAAAATAAAAATATGGACAAAGCTGCTGTAGAAGCCTGGATAACTACCGATAAAGCGAAAGAGCTTTTTTCGGCCACCGGTAAAAATTTTGAGCAACTTAAAGCAGCTGCTGTTAAAAAAGACTTCAGGCCTGTAGCTCTTGGTGCCAAAGCTAATTTTAATATCAAGAATAAGCTCCGCGAGATAAAATCCAATAATGTGGTAGCAAAGCTGGAAGGCAGCGATCCAAAATTGAAGAACGAATACATTGTGTATTCTGCTCATTGGGACCACCTAGGGAAAGACCCTAACTTAAAAGGCGATCAGATTTATAATGGTGCTTTGGATAACGCGACAGGCACAGCTGGTCTATTAGAACTTGCCGAAGCCTATAGCAAGCTTCAGAACAAACCTAAACGATCTGTACTTTTCTTGGCTGTAACCGCAGAAGAGAAAGGTTTATTAGGTTCTAAATACTACGCTGAGCATCCGTTATACCCGCTCAATACAACACTGGCAAATATTAATATGGACGTACTGAATGCTTATGGCCCTACAGAAGATGTAATAGTTGTTGGATATGGTAACTCTGAACTAGAAGATATACTTGCCCAGGAAGCAAAAGCACAGAACCGCCAGATCGTACCTGAAACAAGTCCTGAAAAAGGCTCTTACTATAGATCCGATCATTTTGAGTTTGCAAAGCAGGGAGTACCTGCACTGTATGCTAAATCAGGAGTGAAAGCAGAAGGACAGCCAACAGATTATGTGCAGAAATGGCAGGATAAGTATACAGCCGAAGATTACCACAAATTAACGGATGAGGTCCGAAACAACTGGAACCTGAATGGTGCGGTAGAAGATCTTCAGTTGTTTTTTAGAGTAGGCTACAGGATTGCTAACGGAACAGATTATCCAGAATGGAAGCAGGGATCTGAGTTTAAAGAACGGCGTGATAAAATGATTTCTCAACCGCAGGATACTTCCAGAGCACAGGCTGTCGAAATGTAA